Proteins from one Argopecten irradians isolate NY chromosome 15, Ai_NY, whole genome shotgun sequence genomic window:
- the LOC138308664 gene encoding uncharacterized protein: MEADSVNTGVRSPKLDAEYEILYDEDDQPYEVDSLNPITITASSDPATITASSNPATVIASSDPATISSSSNPATVTAPSNPATVTASSNPATVTASSYPATVTASSYPATLTASSNPATVTASCNAVTVTSLSNPATVTASNNPATVIASSNPATVTA, translated from the exons ATGGAAGCTGATTCtgtaaatacag GCGTGCGTAGTCCTAAACTAGATGCTGAATATGAGATTCTGTATGATGAGGACGACCAACCATATGAAGTGGACAGCCT TAATCCAATTACCATAACCGCATCGAGTGACCCAGCCACAATAACTGCATCGAGTAACCCAGCCACCGTAATTGCATCGAGTGACCCAGCCACCATATCTTCATCGAGTAACCCAGCCACCGTAACTGCACCGAGTAACCCAGCCACCGTAACTGCATCGAGTAACCCAGCCACCGTAACTGCATCGAGTTACCCAGCAACAGTAACTGCATCGAGTTACCCAGCCACTTTAACTGCATCGAGTAACCCAGCAACAGTAACTGCATCGTGTAACGCAGTCACCGTAACTTCATTGAGTAACCCAGCCACCGTTACTGCATCGAATAACCCAGCCACCGTAATTGCATCGAGTAACCCAGCAACAGTAACTGCATAG